Proteins found in one Phocoena sinus isolate mPhoSin1 chromosome 19, mPhoSin1.pri, whole genome shotgun sequence genomic segment:
- the PEG3 gene encoding paternally-expressed gene 3 protein isoform X3 — protein MLPPKYLSATKPKRSWAPNLCELDSDLSQEPDAAIGEAATDSEFFHQRFRNFLYVEFVGPRKTLLKLRNLCLDWLQPETRTKEEIIELLVLEQYLTILPEKIKPWVRAKKPENCEKLVTLLENYKEMYEPEDDTSSDAHSDGSMSRKAAESPPPHSACCRFHQRDLSLPLMEKVAFAKEREHKRWDSVMDYETRSQDAVSYQDVVALTEDRKPQNPVQDNMENYRKLLSLGVQLAEDDGHSHMTQGHSSRSKRSAYPSTSRGLKTMPETKKSAHRRGICEDESSHGVIMEKFIKDVSRNSKSGRAREPSDRMQRFPRRPDSDWKEVPFNKRESVIQERGHEGNAFGGGGFNLNSNLVSRKRVLERKRRYHFDTDGKGSVHGRRGGARKRPFERSEVRKAASGSSLSAPPVPQLQPFDFGATPYVCDECGRSFSVISGFVEHQITHTRENLYEYGESFLHSVAVSEVQKRQTGGKRFECKECGEPFNKSAALAEHRKIHARDCLAGCKDEEHEEPFMPSPTFRELQKIYGKDKFYECRVCKETFLHSSALVEHQKTHGRDDKGSEHGEAFKPSPALNELQKMYGKEKMYECKVCGETFHHSASLKEHHKIHTRGNPFENKGKVCEETFIPGQSLKRRQKTYPTEKAYDFRDGGDAFRQNSDLIEHQKIHSRKNLFEGRGYEKSVIHGVSFPESQKSHTITRPPEDEEDEKAFTVSSNPDDSREALSYERNPYERSFIHSSAFPGAHKSHSKPRVIAEATVQSSGATEHWKVHAGESTSERKGYERSVIHSLAAFRPPRGRGGNELLGCDEQRESSAYLSDPCGQPQKTLALESPYAGGKNIFKGSFVHGASHTVSQDSLAGEGPSGWKKDGEPSVPKSDVREHQKARAKKKNLERRIYETSVIHSLRFGEPQTFHPREKFYECPECGESFVHSSDLTEHQKIHDRKKPSGSENYIRSVIRSIASTDPQTSYAGQSAQMSYAEEPAQTSYAEEPAQTSYAEPPAQTSYAEPPAQTSYAEPPAQTSYAEPPAQTSYAEPPAQTSYAEPPAQTSYAEQPVRNECKECGECFATVEDLGIHQKIYAREKFHGGELFGGAVIQGVGLDGPRREEPRQEGPDEPDEPEDTIYGCKDCGLGFVDRTDLRDHQKVHGREYLIDSREYARSVMHTRSVSEYQKDYIGEQLYECPACGESFVHSSFLFEHQKIHEQDQFYGHRRYDEPFMQPLVISPQRPRAPQKSLPAGTSLQCQVCGQDFIHGSVLSEHMRVHAGDSLLEQGQGSTDAVSPGSAPTDLQRDQAKDKHYECATCGESFPSQADLREHVRIHEKDEPYDYGATFVHTSFLTEPPKRDSPFYECKDCGKSFIHNTVLTKHQKLHLEEEEAAATAQEVEANVLVPREVLRIQGSNAEAAEPEVEAAEPEVEAAEPNVEAAEPNGEAEGPEGEAAEPNGEAEQPNGEAEQPNGDADEPDGAGIEDPEERAEEPEGDADEPDGAGIEDPEEEGDDQEIQVEEPYYDCRECGETFTSNSAYGEHLKTHARVIIFEPGSVYGESSHYTEHASTSSNDSGRADDKYFKCDVCGQVFTDRLSLARHQNTHTG, from the exons ATGCTGCCTCCAAAGTACTTGTCTGCCACCAAACCCAAGAGGTCTTGGGCCCCAAATCTGTGTGAGCTAGACAGTGACTTGTCTCAGGAGCCGGATGCCGCCATAGGAGAAGCCGCCACTGACTCTGAATTCTTTCATCAGAGGTTTCGGAACTTCCTCTACGTGGAATTTGTCGGGCCTCGGAAGACCCTGCTCAAACTCCGAAACCTCTGCCTCGATTGGTTGCAGCCGGAGACTCGCACCAAGGAGGAGATTATCGAGCTCTTGGTCCTCGAGCAGTACCTGACCATCCTTCCAGAAAAGATCAAGCCTTGGGTGCGTGCAAAAAAGCCAGAGAACTGCGAGAAACTCGTTACTCTGCTGGAAAATTACAAGGAGATGTACGAACCGGAAG ACGACACCAGCAGTGACGCCCACAGCGACGGCAGCATGAGCCGGAAGGCAGCAGAGTCCCCGCCGCCACACTCCGCCTGCTGCA GGTTTCATCAGCGGGatctttcccttcctctgatGGAGAAAGTGGCTTTTGCAAAGGAAAGAGAGCACAAACGTTGGGACTCTGTGATGGATTACGAGACGAGATCACAG GATGCGGTGTCGTACCAGGATGTGGTGGCCCTCACCGAGGACCGGAAGCCCCAGAACCCAGTTCAGGACAACATGGAGAACTACCGGAAGCTGCTCTCGCTGG GGGTTCAGCTTGCCGAGGACGACGGCCACTCGCACATGACCCAGGGCCACTCATCACGGTCAAAGAGAAGTGCCTACCCGAGCACCAGTCGAG GTCTGAAAACTATGCCTGAAACCAAAAAGTCAGCCCATCGGCGGGGGATCTGTGAAGATGAATCTTCCCACGGGGTGATAATGGAAAAGTTCATCAAGGACGTTTCGCGCAACTCCAAATCGGGAAGGGCAAGGGAACCTAGCGATCGGATGCAGAGGTTCCCCAGGAGGCCAGACAGTGACTGGAAGGAAGTTCCATTCAACAAGAGGGAGTCGGTGATTCAGGAGAGGGGCCATGAAGGGAATGCCTTTGGGGGAGGAGGCTTTAATTTAAACTCAAACCttgtttccagaaagagagttcTTGAGAGAAAAAGGCGCTATCATTTTGACACAGACGGGAAGGGCTCCGTGCACGGTCGGAGAGGTGGTGCAAGGAAGCGGCCCTTTGAGCGCAGCGAGGTGAGGAAGGCCGCTAGCGGGAGCAGCCTTAGCGCGCCGCCCGTCCCCCAGTTGCAGCCCTTCGACTTTGGGGCGACGCCCTATGTGTGTGATGAGTGTGGGAGGTCCTTCAGCGTGATTTCGGGGTTTGTGGAGCATCAGATCACGCACACCAGGGAGAATCTGTATGAGTACGGCGAGTCCTTTCTTCATAGTGTGGCCGTCAGTGAGGTTCAGAAAAGGCAGACCGGAGGGAAGCGCTTTGAATGTAAGGAGTGTGGGGAACCCTTCAATAAGAGCGCCGCCCTGGCCGAGCATCGGAAAATTCACGCTAGAGATTGCCTTGCGGGGTGTAAGGACGAGGAGCACGAGGAGCCCTTCATGCCCAGCCCAACCTTCAGGGAGCTCCAGAAGATATATGGGAAGGACAAATTCTATGAGTGCAGGGTGTGCAAGGAAACCTTCCTTCATAGTTCTGCCCTGGTCGAGCACCAGAAAACCCATGGCCGAGATGACAAAGGTAGTGAGCATGGGGAAGCCTTCAAACCCAGCCCAGCGCTTAACGAGCTTCAGAAGATGTatgggaaagagaaaatgtatgaGTGCAAGGTGTGCGGGGAGACCTTTCATCACAGCGCATCCCTGAAAGAGCACCACAAGATCCACACCCGAGGAAACCCATTTGAAAACAAGGGCAAAGTGTGTGAGGAAACCTTCATTCCTGGTCAGTCCCTTAAAAGACGCCAGAAAACCTACCCAACAGAGAAGGCCTACGACTTCAGAGATGGTGGAGATGCCTTTAGGCAAAACTCAGACCTCATCGAGCATCAGAAAATTCATTCTCGGAAGAACCTCTTTGAAGGCCGGGGGTACGAGAAGTCTGTCATTCACGGTGTGTCCTTCCCCGAATCGCAGAAGAGTCACACTATAACAAGGCCACCTGAGGACGAGGAAGACGAGAAGGCATTCACTGTCAGCTCCAATCCTGATGACAGCCGGGAAGCCCTGTCCTACGAGAGGAACCCCTATGAGAGGTCTTTCATTCATAGCTCAGCCTTCCCTGGGGCTCATAAAAGTCACAGCAAACCGAGAGTGATAGCAGAGGCGACCGTTCAGAGCTCGGGTGCCACCGAACATTGGAAAGTCCACGCTGGGGAGAGTACCTCTGAAAGAAAGGGGTATGAGAGGTCCGTCATCCACAGCCTAGCTGCTTTCAGGCCTCCCCGTGGTCGCGGTGGAAATGAGCTCCTTGGCTGTGACGAGCAGCGGGAGTCCTCCGCTTACCTCTCAGACCCTTGTGGCCAGCCGCAGAAGACCCTTGCCCTAGAGAGCCCCTATGCAGGGGGTAAGAACATCTTCAAGGGCTCTTTCGTGCACGGTGCGTCCCACACCGTATCTCAGGACAGTCTCGCTGGGGAGGGCCCCAGTGGATGGAAGAAGGATGGTGAACCATCTGTCCCCAAGTCGGATGTGCGCGAGCACCAGAAGGCTCGTGCTAAGAAGAAGAACCTCGAGCGGAGGATTTATGAGACCTCTGTAATCCACTCCCTGCGTTTTGGGGAACCTCAAACGTTTCACCCGAGAGAGAAGTTTTACGAATGTCCGGAGTGTGGAGAGTCCTTTGTTCATAGCTCTGACCTCACTGAGCATCAGAAGATTCATGATAGAAAGAAGCCCTCTGGAAGTGAAAACTACATACGATCTGTCATTCGCAGCATAGCCTCCACGGATCCTCAGACCAGTTATGCGGGCCAGTCAGCACAGATGAGTTACGCTGAAGAGCCAGCTCAGACCAGTTACGCTGAAGAGCCAGCTCAGACCAGTTACGCTGAACCCCCAGCTCAGACCAGTTACGCTGAACCCCCAGCTCAGACCAGTTACGCTGAACCCCCAGCTCAGACCAGTTACGCTGAACCCCCAGCTCAGACCAGTTACGCTGAACCCCCAGCTCAGACCAGTTACGCTGAACCCCCAGCTCAGACCAGTTACGCTGAACAGCCTGTCCGCAATGAATGTAAGGAGTGTGGGGAGTGTTTTGCCACTGTTGAAGACCTTGGCATACATCAGAAAATCTATGCCCGAGAGAAATTCCATGGTGGGGAGCTGTTTGGAGGCGCTGTGATTCAGGGTGTGGGCCTTGATGGACCTCGACGGGAAGAGCCTCGGCAGGAAGGGCCAGACGAGCCGGATGAGCCTGAAGACACCATCTATGGGTGCAAGGACTGTGGGCTGGGCTTCGTGGATCGCACAGACCTCAGGGACCATCAGAAGGTTCACGGCAGAGAGTACCTCATCGACAGCCGCGAGTACGCGCGTTCTGTGATGCACACCCGTTCTGTCAGTGAGTATCAGAAAGATTACATTGGAGAGCAGCTTTATGAGTGCCCGGCATGTGGGGAATCTTTCGTTCATAGCTCATTCCTTTTCGAGCATCAGAAAATCCATGAGCAAGACCAGTTTTACGGCCACAGGAGGTATGATGAGCCCTTTATGCAGCCCTTGGTCATTAGCCCGCAGCGGCCTCGGGCCCCACAGAAGAGTCTTCCTGCTGGGACGTCCCTGCAATGCCAAGTGTGCGGACAAGACTTCATCCACGGCTCTGTCCTTAGCGAACACATGAGAGTCCACGCTGGAGACAGCCTGCTGGAGCAGGGCCAGGGAAGCACAGATGCGGTCAGCCCAGGCTCGGCCCCCACAGACCTTCAGAGAGACCAGGCCAAGGACAAGCACTATGAGTGCGCGACCTGTGGAGAATCCTTCCCCAGCCAGGCCGACCTCCGGGAGCACGTGAGGATTCACGAGAAGGACGAGCCCTACGACTACGGGGCCACCTTCGTCCATACCTCCTTCCTCACCGAGCCCCCCAAGAGAGATTCACCCTTCTATGAGTGCAAGGACTGTGGCAAGTCCTTCATCCACAACACAGTCCTCACGAAGCATCAGAAGCTGCACCTCGAGGAAGAGGAGGCGGCAGCCACCGCCCAGGAAGTTGAAGCCAACGTCCTCGTTCCACGGGAAGTTCTGCGGATCCAGGGATCAAATGCGGAGGCCGCAGAGCCAGAGGTGGAGGCCGCCGAGCCGGAGGTGGAGGCCGCCGAGCCCAACGTGGAGGCCGCCGAGCCCAACGGAGAGGCCGAGGGGCCGGAGGGGGAGGCCGCCGAGCCCAATGGGGAGGCCGAACAGCCCAACGGGGAGGCCGAACAGCCCAACGGGGATGCTGATGAACCAGATGGGGCAGGGATCGAAGACCCAGAGGAAAGAGCCGAAGAGCCAGAGGGAGATGCGGATGAGCCGGACGGTGCAGGGATCGAGGACCCAGAAGAGGAAGGTGACGACCAGGAGATCCAAGTGGAAGAGCCCTACTACGATTGCAGGGAGTGTGGCGAGACCTTCACCTCCAACTCAGCCTACGGTGAGCACCTGAAAACCCATGCCAGGGTGATAATATTCGAGCCTGGAAGTGTCTACGGGGAAAGCTCCCACTACACCGAGCATGCCAGCACCAGCAGCAATGACAGTGGCAGGGCTGATGACAAGTACTTCAAGTGTGACGTCTGTGGGCAGGTGTTCACTGACCGCCTGTCCCTGGCCAGGCACCAGAACACCCACACCGGCTGA
- the PEG3 gene encoding paternally-expressed gene 3 protein isoform X1: MLPPKYLSATKPKRSWAPNLCELDSDLSQEPDAAIGEAATDSEFFHQRFRNFLYVEFVGPRKTLLKLRNLCLDWLQPETRTKEEIIELLVLEQYLTILPEKIKPWVRAKKPENCEKLVTLLENYKEMYEPEDDTSSDAHSDGSMSRKAAESPPPHSACCSDRDWDRDWERAREREHRKGRGRGLESRARWPYTRSPRSRFHQRDLSLPLMEKVAFAKEREHKRWDSVMDYETRSQDAVSYQDVVALTEDRKPQNPVQDNMENYRKLLSLGVQLAEDDGHSHMTQGHSSRSKRSAYPSTSRGLKTMPETKKSAHRRGICEDESSHGVIMEKFIKDVSRNSKSGRAREPSDRMQRFPRRPDSDWKEVPFNKRESVIQERGHEGNAFGGGGFNLNSNLVSRKRVLERKRRYHFDTDGKGSVHGRRGGARKRPFERSEVRKAASGSSLSAPPVPQLQPFDFGATPYVCDECGRSFSVISGFVEHQITHTRENLYEYGESFLHSVAVSEVQKRQTGGKRFECKECGEPFNKSAALAEHRKIHARDCLAGCKDEEHEEPFMPSPTFRELQKIYGKDKFYECRVCKETFLHSSALVEHQKTHGRDDKGSEHGEAFKPSPALNELQKMYGKEKMYECKVCGETFHHSASLKEHHKIHTRGNPFENKGKVCEETFIPGQSLKRRQKTYPTEKAYDFRDGGDAFRQNSDLIEHQKIHSRKNLFEGRGYEKSVIHGVSFPESQKSHTITRPPEDEEDEKAFTVSSNPDDSREALSYERNPYERSFIHSSAFPGAHKSHSKPRVIAEATVQSSGATEHWKVHAGESTSERKGYERSVIHSLAAFRPPRGRGGNELLGCDEQRESSAYLSDPCGQPQKTLALESPYAGGKNIFKGSFVHGASHTVSQDSLAGEGPSGWKKDGEPSVPKSDVREHQKARAKKKNLERRIYETSVIHSLRFGEPQTFHPREKFYECPECGESFVHSSDLTEHQKIHDRKKPSGSENYIRSVIRSIASTDPQTSYAGQSAQMSYAEEPAQTSYAEEPAQTSYAEPPAQTSYAEPPAQTSYAEPPAQTSYAEPPAQTSYAEPPAQTSYAEPPAQTSYAEQPVRNECKECGECFATVEDLGIHQKIYAREKFHGGELFGGAVIQGVGLDGPRREEPRQEGPDEPDEPEDTIYGCKDCGLGFVDRTDLRDHQKVHGREYLIDSREYARSVMHTRSVSEYQKDYIGEQLYECPACGESFVHSSFLFEHQKIHEQDQFYGHRRYDEPFMQPLVISPQRPRAPQKSLPAGTSLQCQVCGQDFIHGSVLSEHMRVHAGDSLLEQGQGSTDAVSPGSAPTDLQRDQAKDKHYECATCGESFPSQADLREHVRIHEKDEPYDYGATFVHTSFLTEPPKRDSPFYECKDCGKSFIHNTVLTKHQKLHLEEEEAAATAQEVEANVLVPREVLRIQGSNAEAAEPEVEAAEPEVEAAEPNVEAAEPNGEAEGPEGEAAEPNGEAEQPNGEAEQPNGDADEPDGAGIEDPEERAEEPEGDADEPDGAGIEDPEEEGDDQEIQVEEPYYDCRECGETFTSNSAYGEHLKTHARVIIFEPGSVYGESSHYTEHASTSSNDSGRADDKYFKCDVCGQVFTDRLSLARHQNTHTG; this comes from the exons ATGCTGCCTCCAAAGTACTTGTCTGCCACCAAACCCAAGAGGTCTTGGGCCCCAAATCTGTGTGAGCTAGACAGTGACTTGTCTCAGGAGCCGGATGCCGCCATAGGAGAAGCCGCCACTGACTCTGAATTCTTTCATCAGAGGTTTCGGAACTTCCTCTACGTGGAATTTGTCGGGCCTCGGAAGACCCTGCTCAAACTCCGAAACCTCTGCCTCGATTGGTTGCAGCCGGAGACTCGCACCAAGGAGGAGATTATCGAGCTCTTGGTCCTCGAGCAGTACCTGACCATCCTTCCAGAAAAGATCAAGCCTTGGGTGCGTGCAAAAAAGCCAGAGAACTGCGAGAAACTCGTTACTCTGCTGGAAAATTACAAGGAGATGTACGAACCGGAAG ACGACACCAGCAGTGACGCCCACAGCGACGGCAGCATGAGCCGGAAGGCAGCAGAGTCCCCGCCGCCACACTCCGCCTGCTGCA GTGACCGGGACTGGGACCGAGACTGGGAGCGAGCCCGCGAGCGGGAGCACCggaagggcagaggcaggggcctGGAGTCCCGGGCCCGCTGGCCGTACACCCGGAGCCCCAGGAGCA GGTTTCATCAGCGGGatctttcccttcctctgatGGAGAAAGTGGCTTTTGCAAAGGAAAGAGAGCACAAACGTTGGGACTCTGTGATGGATTACGAGACGAGATCACAG GATGCGGTGTCGTACCAGGATGTGGTGGCCCTCACCGAGGACCGGAAGCCCCAGAACCCAGTTCAGGACAACATGGAGAACTACCGGAAGCTGCTCTCGCTGG GGGTTCAGCTTGCCGAGGACGACGGCCACTCGCACATGACCCAGGGCCACTCATCACGGTCAAAGAGAAGTGCCTACCCGAGCACCAGTCGAG GTCTGAAAACTATGCCTGAAACCAAAAAGTCAGCCCATCGGCGGGGGATCTGTGAAGATGAATCTTCCCACGGGGTGATAATGGAAAAGTTCATCAAGGACGTTTCGCGCAACTCCAAATCGGGAAGGGCAAGGGAACCTAGCGATCGGATGCAGAGGTTCCCCAGGAGGCCAGACAGTGACTGGAAGGAAGTTCCATTCAACAAGAGGGAGTCGGTGATTCAGGAGAGGGGCCATGAAGGGAATGCCTTTGGGGGAGGAGGCTTTAATTTAAACTCAAACCttgtttccagaaagagagttcTTGAGAGAAAAAGGCGCTATCATTTTGACACAGACGGGAAGGGCTCCGTGCACGGTCGGAGAGGTGGTGCAAGGAAGCGGCCCTTTGAGCGCAGCGAGGTGAGGAAGGCCGCTAGCGGGAGCAGCCTTAGCGCGCCGCCCGTCCCCCAGTTGCAGCCCTTCGACTTTGGGGCGACGCCCTATGTGTGTGATGAGTGTGGGAGGTCCTTCAGCGTGATTTCGGGGTTTGTGGAGCATCAGATCACGCACACCAGGGAGAATCTGTATGAGTACGGCGAGTCCTTTCTTCATAGTGTGGCCGTCAGTGAGGTTCAGAAAAGGCAGACCGGAGGGAAGCGCTTTGAATGTAAGGAGTGTGGGGAACCCTTCAATAAGAGCGCCGCCCTGGCCGAGCATCGGAAAATTCACGCTAGAGATTGCCTTGCGGGGTGTAAGGACGAGGAGCACGAGGAGCCCTTCATGCCCAGCCCAACCTTCAGGGAGCTCCAGAAGATATATGGGAAGGACAAATTCTATGAGTGCAGGGTGTGCAAGGAAACCTTCCTTCATAGTTCTGCCCTGGTCGAGCACCAGAAAACCCATGGCCGAGATGACAAAGGTAGTGAGCATGGGGAAGCCTTCAAACCCAGCCCAGCGCTTAACGAGCTTCAGAAGATGTatgggaaagagaaaatgtatgaGTGCAAGGTGTGCGGGGAGACCTTTCATCACAGCGCATCCCTGAAAGAGCACCACAAGATCCACACCCGAGGAAACCCATTTGAAAACAAGGGCAAAGTGTGTGAGGAAACCTTCATTCCTGGTCAGTCCCTTAAAAGACGCCAGAAAACCTACCCAACAGAGAAGGCCTACGACTTCAGAGATGGTGGAGATGCCTTTAGGCAAAACTCAGACCTCATCGAGCATCAGAAAATTCATTCTCGGAAGAACCTCTTTGAAGGCCGGGGGTACGAGAAGTCTGTCATTCACGGTGTGTCCTTCCCCGAATCGCAGAAGAGTCACACTATAACAAGGCCACCTGAGGACGAGGAAGACGAGAAGGCATTCACTGTCAGCTCCAATCCTGATGACAGCCGGGAAGCCCTGTCCTACGAGAGGAACCCCTATGAGAGGTCTTTCATTCATAGCTCAGCCTTCCCTGGGGCTCATAAAAGTCACAGCAAACCGAGAGTGATAGCAGAGGCGACCGTTCAGAGCTCGGGTGCCACCGAACATTGGAAAGTCCACGCTGGGGAGAGTACCTCTGAAAGAAAGGGGTATGAGAGGTCCGTCATCCACAGCCTAGCTGCTTTCAGGCCTCCCCGTGGTCGCGGTGGAAATGAGCTCCTTGGCTGTGACGAGCAGCGGGAGTCCTCCGCTTACCTCTCAGACCCTTGTGGCCAGCCGCAGAAGACCCTTGCCCTAGAGAGCCCCTATGCAGGGGGTAAGAACATCTTCAAGGGCTCTTTCGTGCACGGTGCGTCCCACACCGTATCTCAGGACAGTCTCGCTGGGGAGGGCCCCAGTGGATGGAAGAAGGATGGTGAACCATCTGTCCCCAAGTCGGATGTGCGCGAGCACCAGAAGGCTCGTGCTAAGAAGAAGAACCTCGAGCGGAGGATTTATGAGACCTCTGTAATCCACTCCCTGCGTTTTGGGGAACCTCAAACGTTTCACCCGAGAGAGAAGTTTTACGAATGTCCGGAGTGTGGAGAGTCCTTTGTTCATAGCTCTGACCTCACTGAGCATCAGAAGATTCATGATAGAAAGAAGCCCTCTGGAAGTGAAAACTACATACGATCTGTCATTCGCAGCATAGCCTCCACGGATCCTCAGACCAGTTATGCGGGCCAGTCAGCACAGATGAGTTACGCTGAAGAGCCAGCTCAGACCAGTTACGCTGAAGAGCCAGCTCAGACCAGTTACGCTGAACCCCCAGCTCAGACCAGTTACGCTGAACCCCCAGCTCAGACCAGTTACGCTGAACCCCCAGCTCAGACCAGTTACGCTGAACCCCCAGCTCAGACCAGTTACGCTGAACCCCCAGCTCAGACCAGTTACGCTGAACCCCCAGCTCAGACCAGTTACGCTGAACAGCCTGTCCGCAATGAATGTAAGGAGTGTGGGGAGTGTTTTGCCACTGTTGAAGACCTTGGCATACATCAGAAAATCTATGCCCGAGAGAAATTCCATGGTGGGGAGCTGTTTGGAGGCGCTGTGATTCAGGGTGTGGGCCTTGATGGACCTCGACGGGAAGAGCCTCGGCAGGAAGGGCCAGACGAGCCGGATGAGCCTGAAGACACCATCTATGGGTGCAAGGACTGTGGGCTGGGCTTCGTGGATCGCACAGACCTCAGGGACCATCAGAAGGTTCACGGCAGAGAGTACCTCATCGACAGCCGCGAGTACGCGCGTTCTGTGATGCACACCCGTTCTGTCAGTGAGTATCAGAAAGATTACATTGGAGAGCAGCTTTATGAGTGCCCGGCATGTGGGGAATCTTTCGTTCATAGCTCATTCCTTTTCGAGCATCAGAAAATCCATGAGCAAGACCAGTTTTACGGCCACAGGAGGTATGATGAGCCCTTTATGCAGCCCTTGGTCATTAGCCCGCAGCGGCCTCGGGCCCCACAGAAGAGTCTTCCTGCTGGGACGTCCCTGCAATGCCAAGTGTGCGGACAAGACTTCATCCACGGCTCTGTCCTTAGCGAACACATGAGAGTCCACGCTGGAGACAGCCTGCTGGAGCAGGGCCAGGGAAGCACAGATGCGGTCAGCCCAGGCTCGGCCCCCACAGACCTTCAGAGAGACCAGGCCAAGGACAAGCACTATGAGTGCGCGACCTGTGGAGAATCCTTCCCCAGCCAGGCCGACCTCCGGGAGCACGTGAGGATTCACGAGAAGGACGAGCCCTACGACTACGGGGCCACCTTCGTCCATACCTCCTTCCTCACCGAGCCCCCCAAGAGAGATTCACCCTTCTATGAGTGCAAGGACTGTGGCAAGTCCTTCATCCACAACACAGTCCTCACGAAGCATCAGAAGCTGCACCTCGAGGAAGAGGAGGCGGCAGCCACCGCCCAGGAAGTTGAAGCCAACGTCCTCGTTCCACGGGAAGTTCTGCGGATCCAGGGATCAAATGCGGAGGCCGCAGAGCCAGAGGTGGAGGCCGCCGAGCCGGAGGTGGAGGCCGCCGAGCCCAACGTGGAGGCCGCCGAGCCCAACGGAGAGGCCGAGGGGCCGGAGGGGGAGGCCGCCGAGCCCAATGGGGAGGCCGAACAGCCCAACGGGGAGGCCGAACAGCCCAACGGGGATGCTGATGAACCAGATGGGGCAGGGATCGAAGACCCAGAGGAAAGAGCCGAAGAGCCAGAGGGAGATGCGGATGAGCCGGACGGTGCAGGGATCGAGGACCCAGAAGAGGAAGGTGACGACCAGGAGATCCAAGTGGAAGAGCCCTACTACGATTGCAGGGAGTGTGGCGAGACCTTCACCTCCAACTCAGCCTACGGTGAGCACCTGAAAACCCATGCCAGGGTGATAATATTCGAGCCTGGAAGTGTCTACGGGGAAAGCTCCCACTACACCGAGCATGCCAGCACCAGCAGCAATGACAGTGGCAGGGCTGATGACAAGTACTTCAAGTGTGACGTCTGTGGGCAGGTGTTCACTGACCGCCTGTCCCTGGCCAGGCACCAGAACACCCACACCGGCTGA